In a single window of the Prosthecobacter sp. SYSU 5D2 genome:
- a CDS encoding family 16 glycoside hydrolase, producing MKLIQPLLLASLFATGAFAADYTRVIFADDFSAEGFGPRWGHYKSSSVVKDGVLVGITAPTSDHSAVDNIRIDGEKDLEVSVKFRFVSDKAKSFNVWFDDKGYKGSHAGHICQVTVSPTSVNMADAKTGAFTLEGGLYDRKKANQLTDDEKKMLAAKAKREPVKLSLEKWHTLVVQTKGDEIEVTINGKKAGSFKSEGIAHETKSLISLTTNAVDVEYDDFSIKGVAKP from the coding sequence ATGAAACTCATCCAGCCACTCCTCCTTGCCTCCCTTTTTGCCACCGGTGCTTTTGCCGCTGACTATACACGCGTCATCTTTGCGGATGATTTTTCTGCCGAGGGTTTCGGGCCGCGCTGGGGGCACTATAAAAGCTCCAGCGTGGTGAAGGACGGCGTGCTGGTGGGCATCACGGCCCCGACTTCTGACCACTCCGCCGTGGATAACATCCGCATTGATGGGGAGAAGGATCTGGAGGTTTCGGTGAAGTTTCGTTTCGTTTCTGACAAGGCGAAAAGCTTCAATGTCTGGTTCGATGACAAAGGCTACAAGGGCTCCCACGCCGGGCACATCTGCCAGGTGACAGTCTCCCCCACGAGTGTGAACATGGCGGATGCCAAGACTGGAGCCTTCACCCTGGAAGGCGGACTTTATGATCGCAAGAAGGCCAACCAGCTCACCGATGATGAAAAGAAAATGCTGGCCGCCAAAGCCAAGCGCGAGCCAGTGAAGCTGAGCCTGGAGAAATGGCACACGCTAGTGGTGCAGACGAAGGGCGATGAGATCGAAGTCACCATCAATGGAAAAAAAGCGGGCAGCTTCAAGTCCGAAGGCATCGCCCATGAAACGAAGTCCCTCATCAGCCTGACCACGAACGCCGTGGATGTGGAGTATGATGACTTCAGCATCAAAGGCGTGGCCAAACCCTGA
- a CDS encoding MBG domain-containing protein, whose translation MNKYTKLTSVLALMLMGSAQPILAQSAPSFTLQPLPVTTTTGQTIILTAAATGDPAPTLEWNKIVNSNRVPVTDNERISGAATPELTITNATLADAGQYQLLANNGTIAYSNIVDVKLTATAGGATYYPFGINNSFGGSLAPEASPVRVGIGESTSYFVPGTGPVYLENTFVSGVLYSKLADLSDDGTLALISAGSGNHPPRIYTIATGESTAYPALPSFPWGEITGINFFHGVAFADNGNFVGQIQDQNGQNRGIFYNAETETYTLLGTLPNGDIASNPVGLSADGTTVAGYERTGLFNGPFIWTEENGFTVLPDSAAFAALGDVRAISPSGRYIVGLSSAINGQGFSGTTSQRWDRGESLGAPVPAPFTRSYGMTAADAFTVNDDGTAGGFMGQASVFSLQEAVVWLPNGTRVPLAVYLKNKYGLETPGHILRQVTSISPDRRVLVGTSTNGINQSEGWVIELPEPLDLPEDGLMTVFNFSVGGQLAPGDALLFQNRAIGASDDRSLVLQNGGLEVLGGISATITGTHEDDFSINTVNLPDSRNPDQTSFLSLKFTPTAEGVRTATLNILSDDPLTPSFSVTLTGTGLPGLLSQTITFDPLPAKLTTDGAFDVAATASSELPVSFSIFSGPASISGSTITLTGEPGTVIVRASQAGNATYAAAPFVDQSFQVTAPATGGGGPLVLENLQQTYTGTPRPVTVTGGPDGSTIIVTYKGETTPPTNAGSYSVVATVEGTKTKKTGKLVIAKAPLTLTVDNKQRFMGQENPELTFSYSGFVNGDTAETALTKQPKITTTAKLKSPGGSYPIKASGAASVNYALTYVNGIMTVESFGGRYEALLAKISDSRPGAKVELTVAKNGSSFTGKLTVPQEAAALPFKGSLTVDPGLEDATAEISITSKKTGLVYDLALALPLKEAFSAQLAVDDVAFAGTLNGQLIYIPARGDVIEFAGAHTLVLAPGVPAADTELPLPEGSGHGIVTVDKKAVMKVVGRLADGTSFTASLAPDSQAGYRLFAQPYKRAESYIAGGLDLAIHPDMPERSFISVQSATQLAWAKAAGPKDKSYIGGFGVLDTQVTLDPWIKPTKAKKDLPAITLAALLGLDQTGAFTVSHSSIASPSDSDLPVALAMDVVKNSVTVTDPAANPTQWKVKFNASTGAFTGSFSLADAKTRKVNFTGVLRQAPSTDLTGIIGRGRFLLPALPTDPTKEIQSGDVRFDLPAAD comes from the coding sequence ATGAACAAATACACCAAACTCACTTCTGTTCTGGCTTTGATGCTGATGGGTTCTGCCCAGCCCATCCTCGCGCAAAGCGCCCCCAGTTTTACCCTGCAGCCCCTGCCGGTGACCACCACCACGGGCCAGACGATCATTCTGACCGCTGCAGCGACAGGAGATCCGGCTCCGACCCTGGAGTGGAACAAGATTGTGAACTCCAACAGAGTGCCGGTGACCGATAATGAGCGTATCTCCGGGGCCGCCACGCCCGAACTGACGATCACCAATGCCACCTTGGCCGATGCCGGCCAGTATCAGTTGCTGGCGAACAATGGCACGATTGCCTACAGCAACATCGTTGACGTCAAGCTGACCGCCACGGCTGGCGGGGCGACGTATTACCCTTTTGGCATCAACAATTCCTTTGGTGGTTCACTTGCGCCAGAGGCGAGTCCGGTCCGGGTTGGCATTGGCGAATCCACAAGCTATTTTGTGCCGGGAACAGGGCCAGTTTATTTGGAAAACACCTTTGTCAGCGGGGTTCTCTACAGCAAACTGGCGGACCTGAGTGATGACGGAACGCTGGCTTTGATCAGTGCTGGCTCAGGGAACCATCCTCCGCGAATATACACAATCGCCACCGGCGAGAGCACGGCCTATCCGGCCCTTCCTTCGTTTCCATGGGGAGAGATCACCGGGATCAATTTCTTTCATGGAGTCGCCTTTGCGGACAACGGCAATTTCGTGGGCCAGATCCAGGACCAGAATGGCCAGAACCGTGGCATCTTTTACAACGCTGAGACGGAGACCTACACCCTGCTGGGAACCCTGCCGAATGGAGACATCGCCAGCAATCCTGTCGGCTTGTCTGCGGATGGAACGACGGTGGCGGGTTACGAGCGCACGGGACTATTTAATGGTCCTTTCATCTGGACCGAAGAGAATGGATTTACCGTGCTGCCAGATTCGGCCGCCTTTGCGGCTCTCGGAGACGTCCGGGCCATCTCCCCCAGCGGACGTTACATCGTGGGCCTCTCCTCGGCGATCAACGGGCAGGGCTTCTCAGGCACGACCAGCCAGCGCTGGGACCGGGGGGAATCCCTGGGCGCGCCCGTACCCGCTCCTTTCACACGCTCATATGGCATGACGGCGGCGGATGCCTTCACCGTGAACGATGACGGCACTGCGGGTGGGTTCATGGGGCAGGCCAGTGTTTTTTCCTTGCAGGAGGCCGTGGTCTGGCTGCCCAATGGCACCCGCGTACCGCTTGCTGTCTATTTAAAAAACAAATATGGCCTGGAAACACCCGGGCATATCTTGAGGCAGGTCACAAGCATCTCCCCCGACCGGCGCGTCCTCGTTGGCACTTCCACCAATGGCATCAACCAGTCTGAAGGCTGGGTCATTGAGCTGCCTGAGCCCTTGGACCTGCCGGAGGACGGACTGATGACGGTCTTTAATTTTTCCGTCGGCGGACAGCTTGCTCCTGGGGATGCGCTGCTTTTCCAAAACCGTGCCATTGGAGCCTCAGATGATCGCTCCTTGGTTCTTCAGAATGGCGGTCTGGAGGTTCTGGGAGGTATCTCGGCCACGATCACAGGGACCCATGAGGATGATTTTAGCATCAATACCGTGAACCTTCCCGACAGCCGGAATCCGGACCAGACCTCCTTTCTGTCCCTGAAGTTTACCCCAACTGCGGAAGGGGTGCGCACGGCGACGCTGAACATCCTGAGTGATGATCCTCTGACACCGAGCTTCAGCGTCACGCTGACTGGCACCGGGCTGCCAGGATTGCTCTCTCAAACGATCACCTTTGATCCGCTGCCCGCGAAGCTGACCACGGACGGGGCTTTTGATGTGGCGGCAACGGCCTCCTCCGAACTGCCCGTGAGTTTCAGCATCTTTTCTGGTCCGGCGAGCATCTCCGGCAGCACCATCACTCTGACGGGAGAACCCGGCACAGTCATTGTGCGTGCCAGCCAGGCCGGTAATGCCACCTATGCTGCTGCCCCATTTGTGGACCAGTCCTTTCAGGTGACAGCTCCCGCAACAGGCGGCGGCGGCCCCTTGGTCTTGGAAAATTTGCAGCAGACTTATACCGGAACCCCACGGCCGGTCACGGTCACCGGCGGGCCTGACGGCAGCACCATCATCGTCACCTACAAGGGAGAGACAACTCCGCCGACGAATGCGGGCAGCTACAGCGTGGTGGCCACGGTTGAGGGCACGAAGACCAAAAAAACTGGCAAGCTGGTCATCGCGAAAGCACCCTTGACACTAACGGTGGATAACAAGCAGCGGTTCATGGGCCAGGAGAACCCGGAACTGACTTTCAGCTACTCGGGTTTTGTGAACGGAGACACCGCTGAAACCGCGCTGACCAAACAGCCCAAGATCACCACCACGGCCAAACTGAAGAGCCCTGGCGGCAGCTACCCCATCAAGGCCAGCGGGGCCGCGTCCGTGAATTATGCCCTGACCTATGTGAACGGGATCATGACTGTGGAAAGCTTTGGCGGGCGCTATGAAGCGCTGCTGGCCAAAATCTCTGACTCCCGTCCCGGTGCCAAAGTGGAACTCACCGTGGCGAAAAACGGCAGCTCTTTCACCGGCAAGCTGACGGTCCCCCAGGAGGCTGCGGCACTGCCTTTCAAAGGCAGCCTGACGGTGGATCCCGGACTGGAAGATGCGACGGCGGAGATCAGCATCACCTCGAAAAAAACCGGTCTGGTTTATGATCTGGCCCTGGCGCTGCCGCTTAAGGAAGCCTTCAGTGCTCAGCTCGCCGTGGATGATGTGGCTTTTGCCGGCACACTGAACGGCCAGTTGATTTACATACCGGCTCGCGGTGACGTCATTGAGTTTGCCGGGGCGCATACACTGGTTCTCGCACCGGGGGTGCCCGCAGCGGACACAGAGCTGCCTTTGCCAGAAGGTTCCGGTCATGGCATCGTCACCGTGGATAAAAAAGCGGTGATGAAAGTCGTTGGCCGCCTTGCCGATGGCACCTCCTTCACTGCCTCCCTGGCCCCGGACAGCCAGGCCGGTTACCGTCTGTTTGCGCAGCCTTACAAGCGGGCGGAGAGCTATATCGCCGGCGGACTGGATCTGGCGATCCATCCCGACATGCCAGAGCGCAGCTTTATTTCCGTGCAGTCGGCTACCCAGCTCGCCTGGGCCAAAGCCGCTGGTCCGAAAGACAAATCCTACATCGGCGGATTTGGTGTTCTGGATACCCAGGTCACTCTCGACCCCTGGATCAAGCCCACCAAAGCGAAGAAGGACCTGCCCGCCATCACCCTGGCAGCCCTATTGGGCCTGGATCAGACCGGTGCATTCACGGTATCGCACAGCAGCATCGCCAGCCCGTCGGATTCGGATCTGCCAGTGGCACTGGCCATGGATGTCGTCAAGAACAGCGTCACCGTGACGGACCCGGCTGCAAACCCGACCCAATGGAAAGTGAAGTTCAATGCCTCAACCGGCGCCTTCACAGGTTCCTTCTCCCTGGCAGATGCCAAGACCCGGAAAGTTAACTTCACGGGCGTCCTTCGGCAGGCACCCAGCACGGACCTCACCGGCATCATCGGCCGTGGCCGGTTCCTCCTGCCTGCCCTGCCGACAGACCCGACCAAGGAGATCCAATCCGGCGATGTCCGTTTTGATCTGCCAGCGGCAGACTGA
- a CDS encoding SDR family oxidoreductase — translation MRLENKVILITGSATGIGCAIARRCVAEGARVVIHGLEADLAAAVVAELGADKAVSHIEDLNAEGCPQRLVEVAVKSFGRLDAVVNNAAMVGQGNIHTTTADFFSKMLHVNAVVPFLLIQAALPELRKVRGCALNIGSVNAWCGEPNLLPYSVSKGALMTLTRNLGDTLMQEDGVRVNQINPGWVLTENEAKRKREHGLHETWYQDLPKIYAPAGRILWPEEIAAAAVYWLADESGPISGQVMDLEQHPFIGRNPPKDTSTIPAPAKL, via the coding sequence ATGCGCCTCGAAAACAAAGTCATCCTCATCACTGGAAGCGCCACCGGCATTGGCTGCGCCATCGCCAGACGCTGCGTCGCGGAAGGCGCACGCGTGGTCATCCACGGGCTGGAGGCGGATCTGGCTGCGGCCGTAGTGGCCGAGCTGGGAGCGGACAAGGCGGTGTCGCATATTGAGGATCTGAATGCCGAAGGCTGCCCGCAGCGGCTGGTGGAGGTGGCGGTGAAAAGTTTTGGCCGCCTGGATGCCGTGGTGAACAATGCCGCCATGGTTGGCCAGGGCAACATCCACACCACGACGGCGGACTTCTTTTCCAAGATGCTGCATGTGAATGCCGTGGTGCCTTTCCTGCTGATCCAGGCAGCCCTGCCGGAACTGCGGAAAGTGCGCGGCTGTGCACTGAACATCGGCAGCGTGAACGCCTGGTGCGGCGAGCCAAACCTGCTGCCCTACAGCGTCTCCAAAGGTGCGCTGATGACTTTGACGCGTAACCTGGGAGACACTCTGATGCAAGAGGACGGCGTGCGGGTTAACCAGATCAACCCCGGCTGGGTGCTGACGGAAAATGAAGCCAAGCGCAAGCGCGAGCATGGCCTGCATGAAACGTGGTATCAGGACCTGCCGAAGATCTATGCGCCAGCCGGGCGCATCCTCTGGCCGGAAGAGATCGCCGCGGCGGCGGTCTATTGGCTGGCGGATGAAAGCGGCCCCATCAGCGGCCAGGTCATGGACCTGGAGCAGCATCCCTTCATCGGGCGCAATCCGCCAAAGGATACCTCGACGATACCAGCACCGGCCAAGCTCTGA
- a CDS encoding zinc-binding dehydrogenase: protein MKSAAVVNYAPEKGSVEIREIEKPEIGAEDVLLEVANVGVCGSDLHQWTADHSWPVNYPVVLGHEFGGRIVQVGKDVEGWQEGDRVVSETAAIISKDNPMTRRGLYNLDNTRKGFGYGVNGAMTKYVRVPSRILHHVPDQLPFEQACLTEPCCVAYNAVVKNARIEPGDRVVVLGPGTIGILCAAMARLCGAEVAIVGLPQDAHRLEIAKGYGCEVIIGDAKPWALQRDGLGCDGVIDAAGASITLKIALDIVRPAGWISKVGWGPQPLGFNMDPLVQKNITLQGSFSHNWPIWERVIALLASGQFDVKPIIGGVWPVTEWHQAFEKMHKGEVVKSVLRPV from the coding sequence ATGAAATCCGCTGCCGTTGTCAATTATGCCCCGGAAAAGGGCTCGGTCGAAATCCGTGAAATCGAGAAACCCGAAATCGGTGCGGAGGATGTGCTGCTGGAGGTGGCCAATGTCGGCGTCTGCGGCAGCGACCTTCACCAATGGACCGCAGACCATTCCTGGCCGGTGAACTATCCCGTGGTGCTCGGCCACGAGTTTGGAGGGCGTATTGTCCAGGTGGGCAAAGACGTGGAAGGCTGGCAGGAGGGCGACCGCGTCGTGTCTGAAACCGCCGCCATCATCTCCAAGGACAACCCCATGACCCGCCGGGGCCTTTATAACCTGGACAATACCCGCAAAGGTTTCGGATACGGCGTTAACGGAGCCATGACCAAGTATGTGCGTGTGCCCTCACGTATCCTCCACCACGTGCCGGATCAACTGCCCTTTGAGCAGGCCTGCCTCACGGAGCCCTGCTGTGTGGCGTATAATGCCGTGGTGAAAAATGCCCGCATTGAGCCAGGGGACCGCGTCGTTGTGCTTGGCCCTGGAACCATCGGCATCCTCTGCGCCGCCATGGCCCGCCTGTGCGGGGCGGAGGTGGCCATCGTCGGCCTGCCACAGGATGCGCACCGGCTGGAGATCGCCAAAGGTTACGGCTGCGAAGTCATCATCGGCGATGCCAAACCCTGGGCATTGCAGCGCGACGGCCTGGGCTGCGATGGCGTCATTGATGCCGCCGGCGCCAGCATCACGCTGAAGATCGCCCTGGACATTGTCCGGCCCGCCGGGTGGATCAGCAAAGTGGGTTGGGGGCCACAACCGCTGGGTTTTAACATGGACCCGCTGGTGCAGAAGAACATCACCCTGCAAGGCAGCTTCAGCCACAACTGGCCCATCTGGGAGCGTGTCATCGCCCTGCTGGCCAGCGGCCAGTTTGATGTGAAACCCATTATCGGCGGTGTATGGCCCGTCACCGAATGGCATCAGGCCTTTGAAAAAATGCACAAAGGCGAGGTGGTGAAGAGCGTGTTGAGGCCGGTGTGA
- a CDS encoding sulfatase, with product MTSFGAHAAGPNVLFIAVDDLGNVLGSAGHPVAKTPHLDRLAASGVRFDRAYCQIPLCNPSRASVLTGLRPDAIRVYDLDRHFREEKPDLATLPQYFRQNGWFSARVGKLYHYDVPKGIGTDGLDDKPSWDLVINPKGRDVTDEALIINPTPAKPVSAALSWLAADGSDEEQTDGMIATEAIRLLEQQQTTDKAFFLGVGFFRPHTPFVAPKRYFDLHPLEEMRLPTAPPDDREDMPAAAFAHNNPTPHYGLDETTCRQALQAYHASVSFVDAQIGRVLEALDRLKLAENTIVVLWSDHGYHLGEHLGMWQKRSLMEESARTPLIIRAPGTRGQGRACNRIVELVDLYPTLTALCGLDTPPQLSGRNLQPLLDDPAAEWDCHALTQILRPADARFPKPVMGRSLRTARWRYTEWNEGREGLELYDHEKDPDEFTNLANTPEGKEVIQTLKPLFSPKAEGKVPDSPIVPARL from the coding sequence TTGACCTCATTCGGAGCCCACGCCGCAGGCCCGAATGTGCTCTTCATTGCCGTGGATGATCTGGGCAATGTGCTGGGCTCCGCCGGCCATCCGGTGGCGAAGACGCCGCACCTGGACCGCCTGGCGGCCAGCGGGGTGAGGTTTGACCGTGCCTACTGCCAGATCCCGCTGTGCAATCCCAGCCGCGCCTCCGTGCTCACCGGTCTGCGGCCGGATGCCATCCGCGTCTATGATCTGGACCGGCATTTCCGCGAGGAAAAGCCGGACCTGGCGACGCTGCCGCAATATTTCCGGCAAAACGGCTGGTTCTCCGCGCGCGTGGGCAAGCTGTATCATTACGATGTGCCCAAAGGCATCGGCACCGACGGTCTGGATGACAAACCCTCCTGGGATCTCGTCATCAATCCCAAAGGCCGCGACGTGACGGATGAAGCCCTCATCATCAATCCCACACCGGCAAAACCCGTGAGCGCGGCCCTGAGCTGGCTGGCGGCAGACGGGAGCGATGAGGAGCAAACGGACGGCATGATCGCCACCGAGGCCATCCGCCTTTTGGAACAGCAGCAGACGACTGACAAAGCCTTCTTCCTGGGGGTCGGTTTCTTCCGGCCGCACACACCCTTTGTGGCTCCGAAACGTTACTTTGATCTGCATCCTTTAGAGGAAATGCGTCTGCCCACTGCCCCGCCGGATGACCGTGAGGACATGCCGGCTGCCGCCTTTGCCCATAACAATCCCACCCCGCATTACGGCCTGGATGAAACCACCTGCCGGCAGGCATTGCAAGCTTACCACGCGAGCGTTTCCTTTGTAGATGCTCAGATTGGCCGGGTGCTGGAGGCGCTGGACCGGCTTAAGCTTGCAGAGAATACCATCGTCGTTCTCTGGAGCGACCACGGTTATCATCTGGGCGAGCATCTGGGCATGTGGCAGAAGCGCAGCCTGATGGAGGAATCCGCACGCACACCGCTCATCATTCGTGCACCCGGCACCCGTGGCCAGGGCCGTGCCTGCAATCGCATCGTCGAACTGGTGGACCTTTACCCCACTCTCACAGCCCTGTGCGGACTCGATACCCCGCCGCAACTTAGCGGGCGGAACTTGCAGCCCTTGCTGGACGATCCCGCCGCTGAATGGGACTGCCACGCCCTCACCCAGATCCTCCGGCCTGCTGATGCCCGGTTCCCAAAACCCGTTATGGGCCGCAGCCTGCGCACCGCCCGCTGGCGCTATACCGAATGGAATGAAGGCCGCGAAGGCCTGGAGCTATACGACCACGAAAAAGACCCCGACGAATTTACCAATCTGGCGAACACCCCGGAAGGCAAAGAGGTCATCCAAACACTCAAGCCTCTATTCTCCCCCAAAGCCGAAGGCAAGGTGCCAGATTCGCCCATCGTGCCAGCAAGGCTGTGA
- a CDS encoding glycosyltransferase family 4 protein gives MSAQPVSNRRILHTEWSLGWGGQEIRILREMEAFRDRGWHMQLVCREASTISKRAQEAGFQVSHLPFKSAVHLPTVFQLARLIRREKIDLVHSHSSVDGWVGGMGAKLAGVPMVRSRHLSSPVRPGLNSKLLYDLLPEAVISSGHHIRDHLIQVGGCHPARQYSVPAGADTSVFHPEVSIDGLRASLGFAEDDQVIGIVAVLRSWKGHDVLLESFTSLAKDMPKLRLLIVGAGPRRPALEKQIKDTGLETRVVLTGHRTDVASLMRIMDVCVLPSLKNEATSQVLPQAMLVGTPVISSSAGGLTEVVEDGVRGRVVPPGDAVALAGALRAVFTEPEATKKMAVEARAHALRELTFETQIDRTEAVYIKLLS, from the coding sequence ATGTCAGCCCAGCCTGTTTCCAACCGCCGCATCCTCCACACCGAATGGTCCCTCGGCTGGGGAGGCCAGGAGATCCGCATCCTGCGGGAGATGGAGGCTTTTCGTGATCGCGGCTGGCACATGCAGCTTGTTTGCCGGGAAGCGTCCACCATCTCCAAACGCGCGCAGGAGGCCGGGTTCCAAGTCTCCCACCTGCCTTTTAAATCCGCCGTCCACCTGCCGACGGTCTTTCAACTGGCCCGTCTGATCCGTCGTGAGAAGATTGATCTGGTACATAGCCACAGTTCCGTGGATGGCTGGGTGGGCGGCATGGGGGCCAAGCTGGCGGGCGTGCCCATGGTGCGCAGCCGCCACCTTTCCTCCCCGGTACGGCCAGGACTGAACTCCAAACTGCTCTATGATCTGCTGCCGGAAGCGGTGATCTCCAGCGGTCATCACATCCGCGACCACCTCATCCAGGTGGGCGGTTGCCATCCGGCCCGTCAGTATTCGGTTCCCGCTGGGGCGGACACCTCGGTGTTTCATCCGGAGGTGTCCATTGACGGCCTGCGTGCTTCGCTTGGCTTTGCGGAAGACGACCAGGTCATCGGCATCGTGGCCGTGCTGCGGAGCTGGAAGGGGCATGACGTTCTGCTGGAGTCCTTCACCAGTTTGGCGAAGGACATGCCAAAACTGCGCCTGCTCATCGTGGGTGCCGGACCACGCCGCCCGGCACTGGAAAAGCAGATCAAGGACACCGGGCTGGAAACCCGAGTTGTGCTCACCGGCCATCGCACGGATGTGGCCAGTCTGATGCGAATCATGGATGTCTGCGTGCTTCCTTCGCTAAAAAACGAGGCTACGTCCCAGGTGCTGCCCCAGGCCATGCTGGTGGGCACCCCGGTCATCTCGTCCTCCGCCGGCGGCCTGACGGAGGTGGTGGAGGATGGAGTCCGTGGCCGCGTGGTCCCGCCTGGGGATGCCGTGGCCCTGGCAGGGGCATTGCGGGCCGTTTTTACCGAACCTGAAGCGACGAAAAAAATGGCCGTTGAAGCCCGTGCCCACGCCCTGCGTGAACTGACCTTCGAGACCCAAATTGACCGCACGGAGGCGGTCTATATCAAGCTGCTGAGCTGA